In Lepidochelys kempii isolate rLepKem1 chromosome 10, rLepKem1.hap2, whole genome shotgun sequence, a single window of DNA contains:
- the CTXN2 gene encoding cortexin-2 — translation MMSSSYCSNASASMSVNEVSTFSLTLEQKTGFAFVGILCVFLGLLIIRCFKILLDPYSSMPSSTWEDEVEGLDKGTFEYALA, via the coding sequence ATGATGAGCAGTAGCTACTGCAGCAACGCTTCAGCCAGCATGAGTGTCAACGAAGTATCCACCTTCTCACTGACTTTAGAGCAAAAAACTGGCTTTGCCTTCGTAGGGATTCTGTGTGTTTTCTTGGGACTACTTATTATTAGATGCTTCAAAATCTTACTGGACCCCTATAGTAGCATGCCTTCTTCCACTTGGGAAGATGAAGTCGAGGGTCTTGATAAAGGAACGTTTGAATATGCTCTTGCATGA